A section of the Paenibacillus aurantius genome encodes:
- a CDS encoding acetyl-CoA C-acyltransferase: MREAVIVSIARTAVGRAKKGSLADTRAEDMGKAVLEAVMDRAPGLKKEEVEDVIIGCAMPEGEQGLNFARILSLYAGFPVTVPALTVNRFCSSGLQSVAFAAERIMLGHADVIIAGGVESMSHVPMTGFKPSPHPGIVDRMPEVYMGMGHTAELVADRFGVSREDQDRFAAASHAKAAQALAEGRFREEIVPLAVERTQVDEQGRVKTNAFVFDTDEGVRPDTTVGVLAGLKPAFRLGGSVTAGNTSQMSDGAAAAVVMSRERAEALGLKPLATFRSFALAGVEPEIMGVGPVKAIPKALKQAGVAQDDISLFEINEAFASQCLHVIRELGLEESKVNVNGGGIALGHPLGCTGTKLTATLIHELRRRGGGLGVVSMCIGGGMGAAGVFEVHAE; the protein is encoded by the coding sequence ATGAGGGAAGCCGTTATTGTTTCGATAGCCCGCACCGCCGTGGGCCGGGCCAAGAAAGGCAGCTTGGCCGACACGCGGGCGGAGGATATGGGGAAGGCGGTGCTCGAAGCCGTGATGGACCGGGCTCCCGGGCTGAAGAAGGAGGAGGTGGAGGACGTCATCATCGGCTGCGCCATGCCGGAGGGAGAGCAGGGGCTTAACTTCGCCCGGATTCTCTCCCTCTACGCCGGCTTTCCGGTGACGGTGCCGGCGCTGACGGTCAACCGGTTCTGCTCCTCGGGTCTGCAGTCGGTAGCCTTTGCTGCCGAGCGCATCATGCTCGGTCATGCCGATGTCATCATCGCCGGAGGAGTCGAGAGCATGAGCCATGTGCCCATGACCGGCTTCAAACCGTCCCCGCATCCGGGGATAGTGGACCGGATGCCGGAGGTGTACATGGGCATGGGGCACACGGCGGAGCTCGTAGCCGACCGTTTCGGTGTCAGCCGCGAGGACCAGGACCGGTTCGCCGCGGCCTCTCACGCGAAGGCGGCGCAGGCGTTGGCCGAGGGCCGGTTCCGTGAGGAAATCGTGCCTCTAGCCGTTGAGCGGACGCAGGTCGACGAGCAGGGGAGGGTGAAGACGAATGCCTTCGTCTTCGACACGGACGAGGGCGTCCGGCCGGATACGACGGTCGGCGTGCTGGCCGGCTTGAAGCCGGCGTTCCGGCTCGGCGGCAGCGTCACGGCGGGCAACACGTCGCAGATGAGCGACGGGGCCGCCGCTGCCGTGGTGATGAGCCGGGAGAGGGCGGAGGCGCTCGGACTGAAGCCGCTTGCGACCTTTCGGTCCTTTGCCCTCGCCGGGGTAGAGCCGGAGATAATGGGAGTCGGCCCGGTGAAGGCCATCCCGAAGGCCCTCAAGCAGGCGGGGGTGGCACAGGACGACATTTCCCTTTTTGAAATTAATGAGGCCTTCGCTTCCCAATGCCTGCATGTCATCCGGGAGCTGGGACTCGAGGAAAGCAAGGTCAATGTCAACGGTGGGGGGATTGCGCTGGGGCACCCGCTTGGCTGTACCGGAACGAAGCTGACCGCAACGCTTATTCATGAGCTGCGGCGGCGGGGCGGGGGGCTTGGGGTCGTCTCGATGTGCATAGGCGGGGGGATGGGAGCCGCCGGCGTATTTGAGGTTCATGCGGAATAG
- a CDS encoding Gfo/Idh/MocA family protein has protein sequence MKKYALVGAGARALHMFAKPLTEEFQEKARLVGVCDVNPIRAERLSEDCGKVPVYTEFDRMLTESGAEIIIVAVPDHLHHVYVVSALEAGCDVITEKPMTIDAEKCQAILEAERRTGRSVKVTFNCRFMPHMARIKQLLKDGAIGTIRSIHMEWSLDGVHGADYFRRWHRRMENSGGLLVHKSTHHFDLINWWLEDEPEELYAYGLRNVFGEGRRPHGERCLTCTHTTSCEFYYDITKDEFAKRYYREAEEEDGYLRDACVFVEEIDILDTFSVNVKYSGGTLLTYSLSTNSPYEGWKVAIQGTKGKLEAEEYYSGPHAAEPPPAIKLYNRRNERILYESPRSPGAHGGGDSRLRAMLFEGGSSDPLGQLAGAWAGAMSLLIGAAANRSIREGRPIAVKELLKGKG, from the coding sequence GTGAAGAAGTATGCGCTCGTTGGGGCAGGGGCCAGGGCCCTGCATATGTTTGCCAAGCCCCTAACGGAGGAATTTCAAGAAAAGGCCCGGTTGGTTGGCGTCTGCGACGTCAATCCCATTCGGGCGGAACGATTAAGCGAAGACTGCGGAAAGGTTCCCGTCTACACCGAATTTGACCGGATGCTGACCGAAAGCGGGGCCGAAATCATTATCGTAGCGGTTCCCGACCACCTTCATCATGTTTATGTCGTGAGCGCTCTGGAAGCCGGGTGTGATGTCATTACCGAGAAGCCGATGACGATCGATGCGGAGAAATGCCAAGCCATTCTGGAGGCGGAGCGCAGAACGGGCAGAAGCGTGAAGGTTACGTTTAACTGCCGGTTCATGCCTCATATGGCCAGGATTAAACAGCTGCTGAAGGATGGAGCAATCGGAACAATCCGGAGCATCCATATGGAATGGAGCCTCGACGGGGTTCACGGAGCGGATTATTTCCGGCGGTGGCACAGGAGGATGGAGAACAGCGGCGGATTGCTCGTTCATAAGTCGACCCATCATTTTGATCTCATCAACTGGTGGTTGGAGGACGAACCTGAGGAGCTTTATGCCTATGGGCTTCGGAATGTGTTTGGAGAGGGCAGAAGACCGCATGGAGAACGGTGCCTCACGTGTACCCATACAACCTCCTGTGAGTTCTACTACGATATCACGAAAGACGAGTTCGCCAAACGGTATTACCGGGAAGCGGAAGAGGAGGACGGGTATCTTCGGGATGCCTGTGTTTTCGTTGAAGAGATCGATATCTTAGACACCTTCTCGGTTAACGTAAAATACTCGGGAGGGACGCTGCTGACCTACTCCTTGTCCACAAACAGCCCATATGAGGGATGGAAAGTGGCGATTCAAGGGACGAAGGGGAAGCTGGAGGCGGAGGAGTATTATAGCGGGCCCCATGCAGCGGAACCCCCTCCAGCCATCAAGCTGTATAACCGGAGGAATGAACGGATCCTTTATGAAAGTCCCCGGTCTCCCGGCGCTCATGGAGGAGGGGACTCGCGTCTGAGAGCTATGCTGTTCGAAGGCGGAAGCTCAGACCCTCTAGGGCAATTAGCGGGGGCGTGGGCAGGGGCCATGTCCCTTCTAATAGGAGCGGCGGCCAATCGGTCGATTCGGGAAGGCAGGCCGATTGCTGTCAAGGAGCTTCTGAAAGGAAAAGGGTGA
- a CDS encoding beta-galactosidase trimerization domain-containing protein encodes MTIPRRWHEKPMRIIDFIPPEPDRFENLNVEQQYRIRLGLGFNAEHVEVNDVSLGESGITFYPSEVALEVRKDVLKEIVETYDAEALRPLVYFNVHWLAPSLSERHPEWLQLGEDGRMLPSAYGAGGYSCVNSSFREYAFGTIRALARYAIGGIFLDGPIFREDGCYCPACRERFQAEYGHEAPAAPRPGSREDIEWAAFRRSSIARFMEDSSLVLKKHRPEAIIYMNNPQLAPNRLCSRDNRMTVPYQDMLLAEGGFLGGDLRTLPVWKPAATALLLEAQAGGKPYCVAIAGRQSPWSRYLLTPAETWLAHAMAVAHGAWTWYGVYNDNNRDTRMQTVGEINAFLKEHEEWYTGTSSAARIGLVWSYATANYYQTTAAETDFTDAKTSVGDRRKNDSRKAFHGWFDLLSRSRIPFDLLDDTSLTDGSLEKYEAVILPGVSCLSAAEAEAVRRYVSEGGKLIATFDTGFYDEYGRPLEMSALSDVFGLEGDAAVRVCQYDHVPVPEGEELFRSVDQTLVPAPGLVVEGQAAADALPIGFYREPQVSRYCELPPATEHPFAIRNGYGKGTCLYVTGNADTMYADYSLPEYRTMLGEAAAAMSAPQVEVEFEAELESVHLSLRRKDESLVLHLINYTGSMTRPLTGILKQRDVAIRIKDIPEGEWAASALRTGEALPVTRRDGGLAVRLPELDEYEVIVFSPVQV; translated from the coding sequence ATGACCATACCAAGAAGATGGCACGAGAAGCCTATGCGGATCATTGACTTTATCCCCCCCGAGCCGGACCGGTTCGAGAACTTAAACGTGGAGCAGCAGTACCGGATCCGCTTGGGACTGGGGTTTAATGCCGAGCACGTCGAGGTAAACGATGTTTCCCTGGGGGAGTCCGGGATTACCTTTTACCCGTCGGAGGTGGCGCTGGAGGTCCGGAAGGATGTTTTGAAGGAAATCGTCGAGACTTATGATGCGGAGGCGCTGCGTCCGTTAGTGTATTTTAATGTTCACTGGCTAGCCCCGTCTCTGTCGGAACGGCATCCCGAATGGCTGCAGCTCGGGGAAGACGGGCGGATGCTCCCGAGCGCGTATGGAGCCGGGGGCTACTCCTGCGTGAACTCGTCTTTCCGCGAATATGCCTTCGGGACGATCCGCGCGCTGGCCCGTTATGCAATTGGCGGGATCTTCCTGGATGGCCCGATCTTCCGCGAGGACGGGTGCTACTGCCCGGCCTGCCGGGAGCGGTTCCAGGCCGAATATGGCCATGAAGCTCCCGCGGCTCCCCGGCCGGGGAGCCGGGAGGACATCGAGTGGGCTGCCTTCCGAAGAAGCTCGATCGCGCGGTTCATGGAGGATTCGTCCTTGGTTCTCAAAAAGCACCGGCCGGAGGCCATCATCTATATGAACAACCCGCAGCTGGCCCCGAACCGGCTGTGCAGCCGCGACAACCGTATGACGGTTCCCTACCAGGACATGCTGTTGGCCGAAGGGGGCTTCCTGGGCGGGGACCTGCGGACCCTCCCGGTTTGGAAGCCGGCCGCGACGGCTCTTCTGCTGGAGGCCCAGGCCGGAGGCAAGCCGTACTGCGTGGCTATCGCCGGCCGGCAGTCGCCGTGGTCCCGCTATCTGCTGACCCCGGCCGAAACGTGGCTGGCCCATGCAATGGCCGTGGCTCACGGGGCTTGGACGTGGTACGGGGTGTATAACGACAACAACCGGGACACCCGTATGCAGACGGTCGGGGAGATCAACGCCTTCCTGAAGGAGCACGAGGAATGGTACACCGGAACCTCGTCCGCCGCCAGAATCGGCCTCGTATGGTCCTATGCGACCGCCAACTATTACCAGACGACGGCGGCGGAAACCGACTTTACCGATGCCAAGACTTCGGTCGGGGACCGGCGCAAGAACGATTCCCGCAAAGCCTTCCACGGATGGTTCGACCTCCTGTCGCGCAGCCGCATTCCGTTCGACCTTCTGGACGATACGTCCCTCACCGACGGCAGTCTGGAGAAATACGAAGCCGTCATCCTGCCGGGCGTAAGCTGCCTATCCGCCGCTGAAGCGGAGGCCGTCCGCCGGTATGTGTCGGAAGGGGGCAAGCTGATCGCGACCTTCGATACCGGCTTCTATGACGAATACGGCAGGCCCCTTGAAATGTCGGCCTTGTCGGATGTTTTCGGGCTGGAAGGGGATGCCGCCGTTAGGGTCTGCCAATATGATCATGTTCCGGTTCCCGAAGGAGAAGAGCTGTTCCGTTCCGTTGACCAGACCCTTGTTCCCGCTCCCGGGCTGGTCGTAGAAGGGCAGGCGGCTGCGGATGCCCTCCCCATCGGGTTTTATCGGGAGCCTCAAGTCTCCCGCTACTGCGAGCTGCCTCCGGCGACGGAGCATCCTTTTGCCATTCGAAACGGGTACGGGAAAGGAACGTGCCTCTATGTGACGGGGAACGCGGACACGATGTACGCGGACTACTCACTACCCGAATACCGCACGATGCTCGGGGAGGCGGCGGCCGCCATGTCCGCCCCGCAGGTGGAAGTGGAGTTCGAGGCGGAGCTTGAATCCGTTCATCTTTCCCTGAGGCGCAAGGACGAGTCGCTCGTGCTGCATCTGATCAACTATACCGGGTCGATGACCCGGCCCCTTACCGGCATCTTGAAGCAGCGCGATGTCGCCATTCGGATCAAGGATATTCCTGAGGGTGAGTGGGCCGCATCCGCTCTGCGCACCGGAGAAGCCTTGCCGGTCACCCGCCGGGACGGCGGGTTAGCGGTCCGGCTGCCGGAATTGGACGAGTATGAAGTCATCGTGTTCTCCCCGGTTCAGGTCTAA
- a CDS encoding acyl-CoA dehydrogenase family protein, with translation MGRTVGGSFIIDEIDYKSTVSPEDFTEEHRMIAQTTEDFVEGELVPRDEEIEKLDYELTVEMLRKAGELGLLGAEVPEAYGGLGLDKVSSTLINEKLTKAGSFALSVGAHVGIGTLPIVYFGTEEQKKRYLPELATGAKIAAYCLTEPSSGSDALGAKTTAVRSEDGSHYVLNGTKQFITNAGFADVFIVYAKINGAEFSTFIVERTMPGVSIGPEEKKMGIKGSSTCPLILEDVRVPAENLLWEAGKGHLIAFNILNIGRFKLAAGCLGASKDAIGLSAKYANERTQFGRKISSFPLIAAKLADMNTRAYVLESMVYRTAGLLDHALSEVDSDSKNAGSQSAKAIAEYAIECSINKVFGSETLDDIADEAVQIHGGYGYIQEYKVERIYRDSRINRIFEGTNEINRLLIPGTLIKRAMKGELPLLQKAMGLQAELLQPMPAQVFEGTLEQEAHLIAMAKKIFLLAGAQAVQKYQMKLEQEQEVLSRLADMMIDVYAAESALARTRKLLDRNGEAKAGLAVNMTTLFIHEAFGRIEEKAKEVLAAMEEGDMLRTQLSVLKKLTRSIPVNAIELKRQVGARVVQAERYVL, from the coding sequence ATGGGCAGAACGGTCGGAGGAAGCTTTATTATCGACGAAATCGACTACAAGAGCACGGTGAGTCCGGAGGATTTTACAGAGGAGCACCGGATGATCGCCCAGACGACGGAGGATTTTGTGGAAGGCGAGCTGGTCCCGCGGGATGAGGAAATCGAGAAGCTCGATTACGAGCTGACGGTGGAAATGCTGCGCAAGGCGGGCGAGCTGGGACTTCTCGGTGCGGAGGTGCCGGAGGCGTACGGCGGACTAGGCCTGGATAAAGTAAGCTCGACCTTGATCAATGAGAAGCTGACGAAGGCGGGCTCCTTCGCCCTGTCGGTAGGGGCCCATGTCGGGATCGGAACCCTGCCCATCGTCTACTTCGGAACGGAGGAGCAGAAGAAGCGCTATTTGCCGGAGCTGGCGACCGGGGCGAAGATTGCGGCCTACTGCCTGACGGAGCCCTCCTCGGGCTCGGATGCGCTCGGGGCCAAAACCACGGCCGTCAGGTCGGAGGACGGCAGCCACTATGTGCTGAACGGAACGAAGCAGTTTATTACGAATGCCGGCTTCGCGGATGTGTTCATCGTCTATGCCAAAATAAACGGAGCCGAGTTCAGCACCTTCATCGTCGAGCGGACCATGCCGGGGGTAAGCATCGGCCCCGAGGAGAAGAAGATGGGGATCAAGGGCTCGTCCACTTGTCCGCTCATTCTGGAGGACGTGCGGGTGCCGGCGGAAAACCTGCTGTGGGAGGCGGGAAAAGGGCATCTCATCGCCTTCAATATCCTGAACATCGGCCGCTTCAAGCTGGCGGCGGGCTGCCTCGGGGCTTCCAAGGACGCCATCGGGCTGTCGGCCAAATACGCCAACGAACGCACCCAGTTCGGAAGGAAGATCTCCTCCTTTCCCTTAATCGCCGCGAAGCTCGCGGACATGAATACCCGGGCCTATGTGCTCGAGAGCATGGTTTACCGCACGGCCGGTCTCCTGGATCATGCGTTAAGCGAGGTGGATTCGGACAGCAAGAACGCGGGAAGCCAATCCGCCAAGGCGATCGCGGAGTATGCGATCGAATGCTCAATCAACAAAGTGTTCGGCTCGGAAACCCTCGATGATATTGCGGACGAAGCGGTGCAGATTCACGGGGGCTACGGCTATATCCAGGAATACAAAGTAGAGCGGATATACCGCGATTCGCGGATCAACCGTATTTTTGAAGGGACGAATGAGATCAACCGCTTATTGATTCCCGGAACCTTGATCAAAAGGGCAATGAAGGGAGAGCTGCCTCTCCTGCAAAAAGCGATGGGCTTGCAGGCGGAGCTTCTGCAGCCGATGCCCGCTCAAGTGTTCGAAGGGACCTTGGAGCAGGAAGCCCACCTGATCGCAATGGCGAAGAAAATCTTCCTCCTGGCGGGCGCCCAGGCTGTGCAGAAATACCAGATGAAGCTGGAGCAGGAGCAGGAGGTGCTGAGCCGTCTCGCCGATATGATGATCGACGTCTACGCGGCCGAAAGTGCTCTCGCCCGTACTCGAAAGCTCCTCGACCGGAATGGGGAAGCGAAAGCCGGTCTTGCGGTTAACATGACCACGCTATTCATACACGAAGCCTTCGGCCGGATAGAAGAAAAGGCGAAGGAAGTGCTCGCCGCCATGGAGGAGGGGGATATGCTGCGAACGCAGCTCTCCGTCCTGAAGAAGCTGACCCGCAGCATTCCGGTGAATGCGATAGAGCTGAAGCGTCAGGTCGGAGCAAGAGTCGTTCAAGCCGAGAGGTATGTTCTGTAG
- a CDS encoding PaaI family thioesterase, translated as MEAGSEKLEAYLKELSRAAEGTFWDFIGCQIGECHREKVVVTLGIQPHHLNLIGILHGGVHAAMIDSAMGIAAMASRPQETVVTTNLHLHYVAPVRQGTVTVTAEIVHSSRRMIHAEARACNDGGELLAFGTGTFRVIEKSPGGGPA; from the coding sequence ATGGAGGCCGGTTCCGAAAAGCTGGAAGCCTACCTGAAGGAATTGAGCCGCGCCGCCGAAGGAACCTTCTGGGATTTCATTGGCTGTCAGATCGGGGAATGCCATCGGGAGAAGGTGGTCGTGACGCTCGGCATTCAACCTCATCATCTCAACCTGATCGGGATTCTTCATGGCGGGGTCCATGCCGCCATGATTGATTCCGCCATGGGCATAGCGGCCATGGCGTCGAGGCCCCAAGAGACGGTGGTGACGACGAATCTCCACCTTCACTATGTGGCCCCCGTCCGTCAGGGAACCGTGACGGTGACGGCGGAGATCGTCCACAGTTCCCGAAGGATGATTCACGCCGAGGCCCGCGCGTGCAATGACGGCGGGGAGCTGCTCGCCTTCGGAACGGGGACGTTCCGCGTCATCGAGAAGTCCCCGGGCGGGGGTCCCGCCTGA
- a CDS encoding long-chain-fatty-acid--CoA ligase, which translates to MVDTSNRPWLAHYPAEVPPTYDYPKQNAARFLLEAARDYPEHPALDFLGFQMTYRKLLDSAYRFAHVLTGLGLKKGDRVAVMLPNCPQTVIAYYGTLLLGGVVVMTNPLYTPRELEHQLKDAGVKAVVTLDLLLSRVQKAAGAEGTGPVLVTSIRDYLPFPKNLLYPIKAKREGTHRKIAYGNGVYSFVKLLERASSVPIEEKVEAGQDLALLQYTGGTTGIAKGVMLTHANLIANTIQTQLWFYRAKKAKETFLAALPFFHVFGLTVLLNQAVYLAGKLILVPRFEINQLLAIMDRQKPSVFPGAPTMYISIINHPSVARYDLSSIRICISGAAPLPLEVQERFESLTGGRLIEGYGLTESSPVTHANPIWEKRKVGSIGIPFPDTEARIVHPETDEEVAPGEIGELTIRGPQVMKGYWNRPEETAKTLRGGWLYTGDMARMDEDGYFYILDRRKDLIIAGGYNIYPREVEEVLFEHPDVEEAIVAGIVDPYRGETVKAYVVLRPGAEKNEQELHAFCKERLAVYKVPKVYEFRDSLPKTLVGKVLRRKLIEEDAERIRRQSSESEEGNGAG; encoded by the coding sequence GTGGTCGACACGTCCAACCGTCCATGGTTAGCCCATTATCCCGCCGAAGTGCCGCCGACTTATGATTACCCGAAGCAGAATGCGGCCCGGTTTCTCCTGGAGGCCGCCCGTGATTATCCGGAGCATCCCGCACTCGATTTCCTGGGCTTCCAGATGACTTACCGCAAGCTGCTCGATTCCGCTTACCGTTTTGCTCATGTTTTGACCGGACTCGGCCTGAAGAAAGGCGACCGGGTTGCGGTCATGCTGCCGAACTGCCCGCAGACCGTCATCGCCTATTACGGCACGCTGCTCCTGGGAGGAGTCGTCGTGATGACGAATCCGCTCTATACGCCGAGGGAGCTGGAGCATCAGCTGAAGGATGCCGGGGTAAAGGCAGTCGTCACGCTGGACCTCCTGCTCTCCCGGGTGCAGAAAGCCGCCGGCGCCGAAGGAACCGGACCGGTCCTTGTCACGTCGATCCGGGATTATCTGCCTTTTCCCAAAAACCTGCTCTACCCCATCAAAGCCAAAAGGGAGGGGACTCACCGCAAAATCGCGTACGGAAATGGGGTTTATTCCTTCGTTAAGCTGTTGGAACGCGCGTCCTCGGTCCCGATCGAGGAGAAAGTAGAGGCCGGTCAAGACCTGGCCCTCCTTCAGTACACCGGAGGAACGACCGGTATTGCCAAAGGAGTGATGCTTACCCACGCCAACCTGATTGCGAATACGATCCAAACCCAGCTGTGGTTTTACCGGGCTAAGAAGGCAAAGGAAACCTTTCTCGCGGCTCTGCCCTTCTTTCATGTGTTCGGGCTGACCGTGCTTCTCAACCAGGCTGTCTATCTCGCGGGCAAGCTTATCCTCGTGCCCCGGTTCGAGATCAATCAGCTGCTTGCGATCATGGACCGGCAGAAGCCCTCGGTCTTCCCCGGGGCCCCGACCATGTATATATCGATTATCAATCATCCCTCGGTCGCCCGGTATGATCTCTCCTCCATCCGCATCTGCATAAGCGGGGCAGCCCCCCTTCCGCTTGAGGTGCAGGAACGGTTCGAGAGCTTGACCGGCGGGCGGCTCATTGAAGGGTACGGGCTGACCGAATCCTCTCCGGTCACCCACGCCAACCCGATCTGGGAGAAGCGCAAGGTCGGGTCCATCGGCATCCCGTTTCCCGATACGGAGGCGAGGATCGTTCATCCCGAAACGGATGAGGAGGTGGCGCCGGGCGAGATCGGGGAGCTGACCATCCGGGGGCCGCAGGTCATGAAGGGCTACTGGAACCGGCCCGAGGAAACGGCCAAGACGCTGCGGGGCGGCTGGCTCTATACCGGGGATATGGCGCGGATGGACGAGGACGGGTATTTCTACATTCTGGACCGGCGTAAGGACCTCATTATTGCCGGAGGCTATAACATCTACCCGCGCGAGGTAGAGGAGGTGCTGTTCGAGCATCCCGATGTGGAGGAAGCCATTGTGGCGGGAATCGTCGATCCTTATCGCGGAGAGACGGTCAAAGCCTATGTCGTGCTGAGGCCGGGAGCCGAGAAGAACGAGCAGGAGCTCCACGCCTTTTGCAAGGAACGGCTTGCCGTCTACAAGGTGCCGAAGGTATACGAGTTTCGCGACAGCCTGCCGAAAACACTGGTGGGCAAAGTGCTCCGCCGCAAGCTCATTGAGGAGGACGCGGAACGAATTCGCCGGCAGTCTAGTGAATCGGAAGAGGGAAACGGTGCAGGATAA
- a CDS encoding acetylxylan esterase, with product MPLVDMSLDKLHAYQGRNPRPEDFDAYWERALEEMKAVDPQVELVPSAFQVPFAECFDLYFTGVRGARIHAKYVRPKKEGKHPAVVQFHGYTGHAGDWSDKLVYAALGYSVLSMDCRGQGGSSEDTGGVKGNTHHGHIIRGLNDHEDNLLFRHIFLDTAQLAGIAMGLPEVDPERVGAYGGSQGGALTIACAALEPRIKRLAPIYPFLSDYRRVWEMDLAANAYAELKTFFRHFDPQHKREDEIFTRLGYIDIQYLAERIRGEVMMGVGLMDVTCPPSTQFAAYNKITAPKSLEIYPDFGHEGLPGFGDKTVQFMLGL from the coding sequence ATGCCGTTGGTCGATATGTCCTTGGATAAGCTTCATGCTTATCAAGGCCGAAACCCCCGTCCCGAAGATTTCGATGCTTACTGGGAGCGCGCACTGGAAGAAATGAAAGCAGTGGATCCGCAGGTCGAGCTGGTGCCTTCCGCATTTCAGGTTCCGTTCGCGGAATGTTTTGACCTGTATTTTACGGGAGTTCGCGGAGCGCGCATTCATGCCAAATACGTGCGTCCCAAGAAAGAAGGAAAGCATCCGGCCGTCGTTCAATTCCACGGCTACACCGGACATGCCGGGGACTGGAGCGACAAGCTCGTCTACGCGGCCCTGGGCTACTCGGTCCTGTCCATGGACTGCCGCGGCCAAGGCGGCTCGTCGGAGGACACCGGCGGAGTGAAGGGCAACACCCATCACGGGCACATTATTCGCGGGCTGAACGATCACGAGGATAACCTGCTCTTCCGTCACATTTTCCTCGACACGGCCCAGCTTGCGGGCATTGCCATGGGTCTGCCGGAAGTGGACCCTGAACGGGTTGGCGCCTACGGCGGCTCTCAGGGCGGAGCCTTGACGATCGCCTGTGCGGCTCTTGAACCGCGGATCAAGCGGCTCGCCCCGATTTACCCCTTCCTGAGCGACTACCGCCGGGTATGGGAAATGGATCTCGCCGCCAACGCCTACGCGGAGCTCAAAACGTTCTTCCGCCATTTCGATCCGCAGCATAAGCGCGAGGATGAAATTTTCACCCGTCTCGGCTATATCGACATTCAATACTTGGCCGAGCGCATCCGCGGCGAAGTGATGATGGGCGTAGGCTTGATGGATGTTACCTGCCCTCCTTCCACCCAATTCGCGGCCTATAACAAGATTACCGCTCCGAAGAGCCTGGAGATCTATCCGGACTTCGGCCATGAAGGGCTTCCCGGCTTCGGGGACAAAACGGTTCAGTTCATGCTCGGCCTGTAA
- a CDS encoding SDR family NAD(P)-dependent oxidoreductase, translating to MSSLEGKIILITGGLGTLGSSAIRLFLKQGATIAASDRKALQEHPAVEAAVEPYGKERFQYFQADVTDEAQVQELAEEIGRRFGALHGLYHNVYVNVAKPLLELTLEQWEDSMRGSLTSAFLVCKYMLPLMIRSGGGSIVNTSSIIGQVPLNNYLAYGTAKAGMNQFTRLVAKDYASQGIRANVLVPGDFKSDEFLESPPDSFREMMGNITLLGRSARADEINEVASFLLSDASSYVTASLYSADGGFRL from the coding sequence GTGAGTTCACTGGAAGGAAAAATCATACTGATCACGGGCGGGCTGGGGACATTGGGCAGCTCCGCCATCCGGCTTTTTCTAAAGCAGGGAGCGACGATCGCGGCCAGCGACCGGAAGGCGCTGCAGGAGCATCCTGCTGTGGAAGCGGCAGTGGAGCCCTATGGAAAGGAGCGGTTCCAATACTTTCAGGCGGATGTAACCGATGAAGCGCAGGTCCAGGAACTGGCCGAAGAAATCGGCCGACGGTTTGGCGCGCTGCACGGGCTCTACCATAATGTATATGTGAACGTGGCCAAGCCGCTGCTGGAGCTAACCCTGGAGCAGTGGGAGGATTCAATGCGCGGTTCCTTGACCAGCGCGTTCCTCGTTTGCAAGTACATGCTGCCCCTGATGATTCGCTCCGGCGGCGGTTCCATCGTGAATACGTCTTCCATCATCGGCCAGGTTCCGCTCAATAACTATTTGGCTTACGGAACGGCGAAAGCCGGAATGAACCAATTCACCCGACTGGTGGCGAAGGACTATGCTTCCCAGGGGATCCGGGCCAATGTGCTCGTTCCGGGGGATTTCAAGTCTGATGAGTTCCTGGAGTCCCCGCCGGATTCGTTCCGGGAGATGATGGGGAACATCACCCTGCTAGGCCGCAGCGCAAGGGCCGATGAAATCAACGAGGTGGCTTCCTTCCTATTATCGGACGCTTCCTCTTACGTAACCGCTTCTCTGTACTCGGCCGATGGAGGGTTCCGGCTATGA